From one Trichocoleus desertorum ATA4-8-CV12 genomic stretch:
- a CDS encoding SDR family NAD(P)-dependent oxidoreductase, whose protein sequence is MTTALITGASAGIGTVFAQELAARKTNLVLVARSETKLQQLAQQLQEQYRIHTSLQL, encoded by the coding sequence ATGACAACAGCTCTCATCACCGGAGCGTCTGCTGGTATCGGTACTGTCTTTGCTCAGGAACTCGCTGCTCGTAAAACCAATTTGGTTCTAGTGGCTCGTTCTGAAACTAAATTGCAACAACTTGCACAGCAGTTGCAAGAACAGTATAGGATTCACACTTCCTTGCAGCTTTAG